TCATTGCCGCAGTAGAGGAACTTTCCGTTGTCCACAACGACCGCGCTCATGGCGTCGTTCTCGGACTTCATGGTGTAAATCTTACCATTGACATACGCAGTTGCCATAAAAGCCTCCCATCAGTTGCTCGGCATATCAAAATGCCGATGGTTAAAATAACGAAAATTCCTTGTGATTCTTTCGGAATTTTATACTTTTTATAATAGTGGTTTCACAGACCCTTTACCACAACCAAACTCAGCTCTGCGAGCCAACCAAGCGCTGCTTTTCATTCCCGTTTATCAAAAAATATAGATTGGTTGGTTTAAGAACCGACGATTGGTTGTGTATTTTTTGTGAAGAACGAATTATGATAGAAACATCAAATATAATATGTACAATTTGAAGTATCAAAATTGTCTATTATGTACAAAACAGTAAGGAGGGGGTTTGCAATGCCACTGCCTGTTGCGTATGTCAACGGCCGCATTTACACGATGGAGGCGGAAGGGGACACCTGTACCGCATTTGTCGTACAGGACGGAAAATTTACTTATTGCGGCAATGACGACGAGGCCAGGAAACTGGCCGGAGAAGTTGTTGACCTCAACGGGGCCACGGTAATTCCCGGCATGATCGATACCCACCAGCACCTTTTTGCCTACGCCAGCAGTCTGACCAAGCTGAACCTGAAACCCGCAAAGTCCATGCGGCAGCTCAAGCAGATGCTTCAGGAGTATGCAAAAAACATTCCCGCAGGGGAGTGGATTCTTGGCGTGGGGTTTGACAATGAGAAATTTGAAGACAGCAATGCCATGCCCACCCGTCAGGATCTGGATGAAGTCTGCGCCGACCATCCCGTCATCCTCTCCCGTTACTGCCTGCACTTTTTCTCCGTCAACTCCATGGGGCTTGAAAAGGGCGGCGTCGACAAAAACTACCGGCCCGCTGTGGAGGGTACGGTGGAATTCGGGCCCGACGGCGAGCCCACCGGCGTGATGTGCGATTCCGCCGCGGCGGATATCCTGGCCAAAATCCCCAACAAGCTTGCCTCGTTTGATGCGAAGAAGGATGCCGTTGAAGAGGCCTGCCGGCAGTTGAACATGCATGGACTCACCGGCGTCCACGCTATCCAGGGCAGGCACTGCGATTTGATGGAATACACGGATGTCTATCAGTCCCTGAAAGATGAGGGGCGGCTGAGCGCCCGCGTCTACCTCAGCTATGACGAGCTGCCCAACTGCTGCATCCGCACAGGCCTGGGCGACGATATGCTGAAGTTCGGCTTTTATAAGCTCTATGTGGATGGCAACATGGGCGGCCGCACCGCGTTTATGAAGGAGCCCTACAGCGACGATCCCACAACCACCGGCGTCGCCAACTATACGCAGCAGGAGTTGACCGACCGTGTCCGCGCCGGCTATGAGCGCGGCATGCAGGTCGGCGCCCACGTCATCGGCGACCGGGCGGCGGAGATGCTGACCACGGCCATTGAAACAGTATACCACGAAAATCCCCGGCCGGATCCCCGCTTCCGCATGATCCATATGTCTATTCTCAATCCCGACATCGTGGAGCGGATCAGCAAACTCCCGGTCATCGTGGATATCCAGCCCATGTTTATTTCCACCAATGTCAAATGGGCGGACAGCCGCGTGGGCTTTGGCGAGCGGGGCAGGTATCTTTTCGCCTGGAAAAAACTGCTTGACGCCGGAATCATCATGACCGCCGGCTCCGACAATCCCTGCGAGTCCTACGACCCCATGGAGAGCGTTTACGCCCTGGTCAACCGTAAGAATCTGGACTGTTACCCCGAGGGCGGGTGGCATCCCGATGAACGCATCGGCGTATATGACGCCCTGTCCATGTACACCAGAAACGCCGCTTACGCCTCCTTTGAAGAAGACAGCAAGGGGACGATCAGGGCCGGCAAGCTGGCCGACTTTGTGGTGCTGGACGCCGATATCTTTGGTATCGACACCATGAAGATCAAGGACATCAAGGTTGAGAAGACCTATCTTGGCGGGAATCTCGTATACTCCCGCAGCTGATCAACTATATGTGGCAGCATATTTTTGAATACAGGACCCACCAACTTTTAAAACAACGAAGAATGGAGAAATCGATATGAAGAAATTTGCAGCAATGTTTCTTGCCTTAGCCATGGTTGCTTCTCTCTCCGCTTGCGGTGGCAATGGATCCTCTTCCGGCAGCGCTTCATCCGGCGGTGCCTCTTCCGGCGGCGCTTCTTCCGGCGGCGCGGACCTTGGCGAGTACGCGCTCAAGACGCAGATCACCTCCACCGATAAGATCACAATCCGTATTTCCAGTGACGCCTCCGAAATCCACCCCTCTGAGATTGTCCTTGAGGAATGCTTCAAAGCGCCCCTTGAGGCGGCATCCAACGGTAACATCACCGTTGAGATCTACCCCAACTCCATGCTGGGTTCCCTGACGGAGAATGTCAACTCCATGCAGATGGGCGATCTTGAGATGGCATATCTGAACGACTCCATCCTCTCCGGCTTTATTCCTGAGTTTGCGGTCGTCGGCCTGCCCTATCTGTTCACCTCCGTCGACGCCGTCCACAACGCAATGGCCGGTGAATTCGGCGAGACTCTGAGTGAGAAGCTTGAGAGCCAGCTGGGTATCGTCAACTTGGGCTGGTGCGACGTCGGATTCCGTAACCTGACCAACTCCAAGCGCCCCATCACCTCCGTAGAGGACCTGAAGGGCCTGAAGATCGCACCATGACCAACGATCTGCATGTCGCTTACTTCTCCTACCTTGGCGCTCTGCCCACCCCCATGGCCTTCAACGAGCTCTACACCGCCATGCAGCAGGGCACCGTTGACGGTGAAGAGAATCCCACCGCCATGATTTGGAACAACAACATTCATGAAGTTCAGAAGTACATGACCGTCTCCGAGCACATCTGGACGTCCACCGGACTCTGCATTGCCAAGGCGTTCCTTGAAAGCCTGCCCGCCGACTATCAGGAGGCCATCCGTGAGGCCGGCGCCAACGCCACCGCCCTCCAGCGCGACATGATCACCGAGCAGAACGAGAGCCTGCTGCAGAACATCAAGGATTACGGCGTGGAAGTCACCGAGCTGTCCGACGAGGCAAAGGCCGACTTCCAGCAGAAGGCCAAGGAATCCGTCTGGGTCACCGCCGCCGAGCTCTATGGCCAGGATCTGCTTGATCTGGCTGATTCCTATAACAAGTAATTGCTCTTTTTCCTGTAGTCCTCAGAAAACTGCCGCATTTAGAAGAAACTATTTGGGAAGGCAGCGGGATTTCCGTTGCCTTGCCCTTAGTAGACAGAGCTCATCAAGTGCCATATTAAAGGATGTGAATCACAAGAATGAAACTTTTTAAGATCTTAAACAACCATCTGGAAGAATACTTACTGGTTCTTCTGATGATTGCAGAAGTGATCATCGTTTTTGCGCAGGTATTGACCCGGTTTTTGTTCAAGAGCCCGTTGGCCTGGAGTGAAGAGATCGCCCGTTATATTTTCATCTGGCTGGTCTGGATTGGCGCCGCCTATTCTACCAAAGAAAACAAGAATATCAAAATTGATATTTTGTCCAGTAAGTTTACCGGCACCACGAAAGTTCTTGCTGATATTTTTACCGGCGTTCTGTTTATCGCGTTGATGCTCTTTATGCTCTATACGTCCGGCAAGGTCACCTACACCGTCTATACCAGCAAATCGATTGCGACCGGCAGCCATATGCCCATGTGGATCGCATGGTTCTCCCTCCCTTTGAGCATGCTGCTGATGCTCTTCCGCTTTATCCAAAACAGCGTGCGAAGCTTTAAACAAAAAGATAGAACGGAGGGTGCCGCATGATTTTCAAAGCAATTCTGGTGTTTGCACTCCTTTTCCTCTTTATGATGCTGGGAACCCCCATGGCCGTTGCTTTGGGCGCCTCCACGGTCATCACCCTTCTTGCGACGACCAGTCTTGGCATTACCACCATTGCCACCGCCTGCTTCAGCGGGCTTGACTCCTTCCCGCTGCTGGCCGTCCCCTTTTTCATCCTTGCGGGCAATCTGATGAAATTCGGCGGACTATCCACAAAAATCCTTGAATTTGCCGACGCGCTGGTGGGCCACATCAAGGGTTCTCTGGGCATGGTCAGCGTTGTTGCCTCCATGTTTTTCGCCGCTCTGTCCGGATCTTCCCCGGCCACGGTCAGCGCCATCGGCTCCCTGACCATCCCCACCATGGAAAAAGAGGGCTATGACAGAGCCTATGCCACCGCCATCAACGCCGCGGCCGGCACCATCGGCGTCATCATTCCCCCCAGCATTCCCTTCGTGATCTACGGCGTGGTCGCCAACACCTCCATCTCCGATATGTTCAAGGCGGGCATTCTCCCCGGCGTCCTGATCGGCGTTGCGCTGATGATCGTCAACTACATAGCCGTCTCCAAAAATGGGTATGGTTTGAAAAACCACGCCTCCAAAAAGTTCTCTTTGGGGAAGCTCTGGCGCACCCTTAAGGAGACTTGGCTGGCCCTGATGGTTCCCATCATCATCCTTGGCGGTATCTACGCCGGCATCTTCACGCCCACCGAATCCGCCGTGGTCGGCATCGTCTACACGCTTATCATCGGCGCTTTCGCCTACAGAGAGCTGACCCTTGCCACGATCTATGACGCCATCCGCGAATCCGTTCTGGTAAACGGTCAGACCATGTTCCTTGTGGGTTTCTCCATGGGGTTTGCCCGGTTCCTGACCATGTCCCAGATTCCGGCCTCCATCGCCGCCAAGATCACGGCCCTGGACAACAGAATCCTTGTCCTGCTGATGATCAACCTCTTCCTGCTGGTTGTGGGCTGCTTCATCGACAACATCTCCTCCATGCTGATTCTGACCCCGATCTTTCTGCCCGTGGTCCAGAGCTACGGCATGACCCCCGTCCAGTTTGGTATCGTGATGACGGTGAACCTCTGCATCGGCTTTATCACTCCGCCCTACGGCGCAAACCTCTTTATTGCCTCCGCGATTTCCGACGTCCCCATTATGCGGATCGCCAAAAAGATTATGCCGATGATCTTTGCCATGCTGATCGTACTGCTGATGCTGACCTTTATCCCCGCGATCAGCACCTTTGCCATTTAACCCTCCCTCCGAAATTTTATTGTCAACGAAAAAGCCGGATCCAACTGGATCCGGCTTTTTTCTGTGTGGCCATTCCTCTGGCAATGGATTTTTTCCGGTCCACGGGTATTGCAAAAAGCGATTCCTGCCGCAAATACCGCGGCAGGAATCGCTTTTCCCCGGAGAGGCGTCAATCCAGTACAGTGACGCCCTCCATCTCCCCACATTCCGCCAAAAGGGAGCTGGAAACCTCAATTTCCGTCAGATGCAGCGTATCCGGAATGCGGATCACTTTGACCTTCCGGCGGTCAATACCCGTGCAGGTGGCAATGGCCGCCCGCAGAGCCGTTTCTTCGTCCTTCATGACAAGCGGAAGGCGGGAGCACTGCGGATCGCCGGAGGCCGTACAATTGGTGTATGTCATGGTGAAATTGATCTGCTGCAGCGTGGAAAAGGTGGTAAAATCGGCAAGGCCAAGGCCGATCGCATTCCCGTGGGACGCCTCCGTCAGTCCGTTGACAATGATGCGCTGAAACCTTGGGCCGGTATAGTCCTCAAATTGGATGCCGGTTTTTCTTCCCGTGATATTGGGGTCCATTCCGGCCCCGGTGATGTCCTTTCCAATGCGGTTCACAATCAGAATATCCGCGTCGCGGAACTGAATGCGCGGCATAAGCGATTTGCTAAGCTGGAGAAGCCCGGGCTCTTCGTCCATGATCTCCTCCGCGCACACCGCCCGGATCTGGTAGAGATGTTCATGAGCGTTTTCAATGAGCGCAATGGCAAAGCCAACGGGGAGCTTGTCCAGCATGACCTGCGCGATGGACGGGATCACCCGGGGAAAGTCCTCGATGGTTTCCTGATGAATGCGCGAACACCCCTTGTGCTTTCCCAGGCCGATGGCAAGCATCTTGCAGATTCCGCTCTCGTATGGCCCATGAAAGTCTGTGTGGCATTTGACGCGGCATATGGGGACAATGACATCCGCACCGGCCGCATTTTTATCGGCATAGGCGGGCAGGCCCGCCTCCGTATATCCTGCCAGCACGGTTTCCATGGAGCTGCGGATAGGGCAGCCCATGGCCTCTTCCGTGACGCCGTAGCCCTCAAGGATTTCCTTCTGAGCCTGGGCCTCACCGTTGCCGTGGCTGCCCATGGCGGGCACAATAAACGGCCTTCCGCCCAATTTTTGGATGTTGTAAACCGTACGCCTGACCACGCGGTCGATGCTGCAAATACCCCGGCTGCCCACAAGAAGCGCCACGGAATCGTCTCTTTTGATCTTTCTTCTCACAGCCTCGCGTTGAAATTCCGCGTCAACTGCTCCATCGATGTCAGCGACCCGCTGGTCGGGGAACTCCTGGCGGATGCGGTGAAACCGAGGCAGATTAAAGTCATAGGCCGTCGGAGGAAGCGTGGGTGCGGCAAAATCGCTGAAAACGCAGTTTTTGAATAAGTCCATATACATCCTCCTCTATTTACCTGCCTATTTTGTAAACCCAGCCGATACGTCCACCTCATATACAGGCTTTTCTTAAAAATACCACTGCCGCCTCCCTTTTACCACAACCAACCTCCCATTGCTTATCCAACCAAGCGTTTGCGGGAAAAGGGCCGTTCCGTCCAGCCGGTTCAGTACAGGAACCCTGTTCAGGCCGCCACCGGCAGTCCGCCTCCTCCGATTAAACCGGCAGATTTGCGGACGCTGTGGGCAAGGCATACCCCACTCTCCTCTTCCTGTCAAAAGAGAGCCCCCGCCTGAAGGCGGGAGCTCTCTTTATTTTATAGATTCCCTTACCGGCAGGGCAGGGACAGAAAATAGCCGTAGCCGCACAGGACGCTGTAAAATCCCCGCAGGGATTGGTTGACCTCTGGATCGCCGCAGTCAATGTGCAGCGTGTGGTCTTGAATGGAGAGAACCTTGGACTCCGGAGAGATCACAATGATCCGCTCCTTTCCCACCGCACGAAGAACCCGGGCGCTGAACTGATGGTTGCCCCGGCCGAACAGGAAGCCCTGTCCGCCGATGGGGGAGACGATGATGCGCATGGCTCCGTCTTTGGCATAGCTCCAAAGCTGCTCCTCTGTCACGTCCCTTTCTATCAGCTTTCCGTCCCGGATCACATCCACGCCCAGAAGCTCATAGGGAAGCCCCAGCCGCTGGGAGATGCACTTTGCGGAGGAACCGGAGCCGATGGCATAGGTGACGCCGCTTTCCATGTGCTCCTCCAGATAGCCGGCGATGGCCGCCATCTGATCCGCCTCCGTGGAGAAGCCGCTCTGCTTCATGGACTGGAGCTGCTCAGGCTGATCGGGCACCAGCATGGCGCCGTACAGCGTGGCGCTGACGCGGCCGGTGCGGTAGGCATCCTCGTCCAGGTCCACCACCTCCCGGCGGCTGGAGCTCATGGGAACCCCGCGTGCCAGCGTGGCGGCCACCGTTCCGGCGGCCTCCGGGTCCAGGGCGAATACCGCGGACTGGATCTTCACGCCGGCGGGAATGCCAAGCACGCTCACCCGCTCCCCCACAGCCTCGCAGATGTTGCGGGCCGTCCCGTCGCCTCCCGCGAACAGGAGGAGCTCCACCTTCTGGTCGGCAATGGCCCGGGCGGCCGCCATGGTGTCGGAGGGAGAGGTATCCTCTCCCTCCGCACGGCAGACCACCCGAAAGGGGAGTCCTAACTTCTCGCAAAGGCTCTGCCCCATGTCTCCGGAGGCCGTCAGCACCTGGACGTTCTCCCGGAAGGGCAACAGCATCTTCAGCGCCCGCTCCGCCTTGAGTCCGGATTCGGGCCTGGCGCCCCGGGCCCGGGCGGCGGAGAGCGCCGCGGCACCATCGGTGCCCTTCAGCGCCACCTTGCCGCCCATGCCCGCAATGGGGTTGACGATCAGGCCAAAGGTCTTAAGCGAGGCCATTTTGCTTCTTGTAGGCTCGCCATGTCACCGCCAGCTCACGCCAGTCGCTGATATGATCGTTCTCCAGTTTGGAGATGGGGCCGTTGTAGGGCGCGTTGAGCACCACTTCCGGGGTGGAGTAAGCCTCGTCGCTGATCTTCTTCAGGGCGCTCACATACTCGTCGATGTCCGCCTTGGAGTAGGACTCGGTGGGTTCGGGAGTGTAGGGCTCGGGGACGATCAGGGGATGGTGGCTGGCGAAAAAGCGCTGGAAGCCGAAGTCCAGCAGATGGCGGTTCACGTCCTCAGCGCCCACGCCGGTGTCCTTAAGCAGCTTTTCAAAGCTGTAGCGGACCTGCTCCAGGCGGTTGGGGGCCTCCTCGGCCCAGGACATGGAGATGCCCTTGACCTCGTTCAGGACCCGCTTCATCATGTAGTTGTTGTTCAAAATGGCGGTCTCGGCCACAGTCTCCAAGCCGTCGCGGCCCAGGCTCATGACCCAGGCATAGGAGCGCATCACAGCGGCCAGGGAGCCATGGAACTGGCGGATCTTGCCCACGGAGGCAGGGCCGTCGTAATCGGTGTAGTAGCGCTTGCCGTCAAAGCGGACGCGGGGACGGGGCAGGTACTTCTCCAGTTCCTCGCTGACGCACTGGGCGCCGCAGCCGGGGCCCATGCAGCCATGGGGGGAGGAGAAGGCCTTGTGCAGGTTGAAGTGGCACATGTCGGCGCCCAATTCCTTGGCGCGGACCAGGCCGAAAAGGCCGTTGTAGTCGGCCATGTCGCAGATGGCCAGCCCGCCCGCCTCGTGGACCACATCCACAAACTCACGGACAATGGGGTTGAAGACGCCGGTGTCCTCGGGATTGGTGATGAAGATGCCGGCGGTCTTCTCGCTGACCACCGCCTTCAGGTTTTCCAGGCTGGGATAGCCGTTCTCGTTGGGGAAAAGGCTGATGACCTCAAAGCCCTTGGTGGCGGGAGCCGCGGAGTCCAGGGGGTGGGAGAGGATGGTGGTGATGATCTGGGTGCGCTGCTCCGCCTCTCCCTTTTCCTCAAAGTATTTCTTCAGCACGGCCGCGTTGGAGTAGATGCCCTGGCCGCCGCCGCCGGGCTGGAAGGACACGGAATCCAGGCCGGAGATCTCCTTCATGATCTGCTCAAAGTCATAGATGATCTTCAGGACGCCCTGGGCGGTGTCGTCATCCTGGTAGGGATGCATCTCCGTAAACTTGGGGGAGCGGACGAACTGCTCGTTGATCTTGGGGCTGTATTTCATGGTGCAGGTGCCAAGGCCGATGTCGATGTTGATATCCTGGCCAATGGTCTCCTGGGAAAGTCTCAGGTAGTGGCGCAGCACTTGGGGCTGGGCCAGCTCCGGCAGAGCGGGCTTGCCCTTGCGCTTAAGGTTTTCAGGCAGCAGTTTCTCCACATCGCCGGTGACGCCCTTGACCTGCCCGGACACGTCGGGCACCAGCAGGCTGCGGCTGCCCGGCACGCTTTGTTCAAAAATCAGGGACTCATCCCACTGGGCTTCGTGGAAGTTCCGCAGTTTCGTATCAGACACGTTCGTTCCCTCCTTACAGAATGTTCTTCAGTGCATCAACCAGAGCGTCAATGTCGGAGAGCCCGGTCTTCTCAGTGACGCAGACCAGCATGGACTGGCCCTGCTCCGGCATCTGGACGCTCAGGTCGTAGCCGCCGAAAATGCCCTTGGCCAGCAGCGCCTTGTTGATCTCGGCCACGGTCTTGCCCGCAGCGTCAAAGTTCAGCACAAACTCCATGAAGCTGTGGCTTGCGCTGTAGGGCAGCTTGACGCCGGGCAGCGCGGAGAGCTTCTTCTGGGCGTAGTTGCTCTTGTAGAGGATGTTTTCGCCTAACTCACGCATGCCGTCGGGGCCCATGACGGCAAGATATGTGGCCGCAGTCACCGCCCACAAGCCCACGCAGGTGCCAAGGTACTCAATGGCCTTTTCACGGACATAGTAGCTGGTGCGCTCGGGCAGGGCGCGGCTGTAGCCGAACTGACCCTTGGAATTCTTGAAGATATTGTAGAGGTGATGGGGGTAGTTCATCACGTACTTCTCTTCCTGGCGGGTGGCCAGATAGCCGCCCAGGCCGCCGCCGTAGCTCATGTGGATGCCAAGGGGCTGGATCTCGCCGCAGGAGATGTCCGCGCCGTAGTCGGCAGGGGGCTGGACAACGCCCAGGGAGGAGGGGTCGGCGTAGACAATGTACTCCGCGCCCACGCTGTGGCAGAGCTTGCCGATCTCCTCGCACTGCTCTTCAAAGAATCCCAGAAACGCCGGGTTCTGGATGAAGACGCAGGCCACGTCGTCCGTAAGCTTGCCCTTGAGGTCCTCCAGGTCCAGCTGGCCGTTGGGACAACTGGCCACGCCCACCAGATTCATGCCCTCGCAGTAGCACTTGAGCTGGGAGAGCAGGCTGGGGTTCATGGCGGCGGGCACCAGGGCGGTGGAGCGGCCATTGATGCGGCGGGACATCATGATGGCCGTGGACGCGGCCTGTCCGCCGTCGTAGGTGGGGAAGCTGACCACATCCAGATCCAGCAGCTCACCCATCATGCTGGTGAACTCAAAGAAGGTCTGAAGCTTACCGTGGTCAGCATAGGTATCGCCGCTGTAGGCGGTGAGGAACTCGCTGCGGCCGTTGATCTCGTCGCACACAGCGGGCACATAGTGGTTATAGCAGCCGGCGCCCAAGAAGCTGATGTTCTCATCGCAGGTGCTGTCCTTGGCCAGGATGCCGTCCATGTGCTTTTTCAGGTCCATTTCGGACGTAAAGGCCTCAGGCAGGTCCAGGGGCCGTTTCATGCGCACCTCGTCGGGGATGAAAGAGTAAATCTCCTCAACAGACTTGGCGCCGATGAAATCCAGCATTTCCTTGCGGACAGCCTCGTTGCTGTTGGGGATATAAGGATACTGCGTCATTTCGTTCGCCTCCTATGTAACATTCGCGGCATTGCCGCCAGTTGAACTTAATGCAGGAATAAAACTGCCAGAACGGGCAGTGACAGTGCGGAAAGAAGGGTGGAGACAAAGATGCTTCTGCTGATAAAGCCGCTGTCCCGCTTCATCTGCAGCGCCAGCATCAGCACCATGGAGCCCGCCGGCATGGCGTTGCTCAATACCGCCAGATCGCCGAAGTAGACGTTTACCCGGAGCAGCCGCGAGAGGAAAAAAGTGACGGCCGGCAGCACCAGCAGCTTTGCCCCGCAGTACACATAGGACCAGGGGTCGGTGACGGACTGGCGGAAGGGGTACATGGCCAGCGAGGAACCCAGAATGATCATGGACAGAGGCGTTGTCATGCTGCCCACCATATAGAGGGTGTCGCGGACAATGGGCGGCGCGTCAAAGCGCACCAGATACAGCACCACCGCCAGAAGGGTCATCACAAATCCGGGCGTCAAAAGGTCCTTTAGGCGGAACTTCCGTTTTTCTCCGCTGTCCGGGGCCAGCGTGCCGGCGGCATAGGTGTTGTAGAAGAAGTAGTAGGCAAAGTTCAGCAGCGTCATCTGGAAAAAGGCCGCGTTCCCATAGAGGGACTGGGCCAGGGGCGCGCCGATGAACCCCGTGTTGCCGAACACCATCAAACATTCAAACTCCCGCCGCTTTTCCGGCGGAACCCGCAGCAGCCATGAGACGGCCTTGCCGAAAAAAATCATGGCAATGTAGATGCCAAAGCCTGCTCCCAACAGGGCCAGGGCCTCCAGCCTGTCGCCGGGCTGACCCATCATGGAACACAGCAGCATCATGGGATAGACCGCTGTGACCACCATGGCGGAGAGCTTCCGGTTCACATGGTCATCCAGGATGTTGGCCTTTGCCAGCA
This window of the Dysosmobacter acutus genome carries:
- a CDS encoding ATP-NAD kinase family protein, translated to MASLKTFGLIVNPIAGMGGKVALKGTDGAAALSAARARGARPESGLKAERALKMLLPFRENVQVLTASGDMGQSLCEKLGLPFRVVCRAEGEDTSPSDTMAAARAIADQKVELLLFAGGDGTARNICEAVGERVSVLGIPAGVKIQSAVFALDPEAAGTVAATLARGVPMSSSRREVVDLDEDAYRTGRVSATLYGAMLVPDQPEQLQSMKQSGFSTEADQMAAIAGYLEEHMESGVTYAIGSGSSAKCISQRLGLPYELLGVDVIRDGKLIERDVTEEQLWSYAKDGAMRIIVSPIGGQGFLFGRGNHQFSARVLRAVGKERIIVISPESKVLSIQDHTLHIDCGDPEVNQSLRGFYSVLCGYGYFLSLPCR
- a CDS encoding AEC family transporter, whose amino-acid sequence is MDVGLLARTLIQLYGMMALGFVLAKANILDDHVNRKLSAMVVTAVYPMMLLCSMMGQPGDRLEALALLGAGFGIYIAMIFFGKAVSWLLRVPPEKRREFECLMVFGNTGFIGAPLAQSLYGNAAFFQMTLLNFAYYFFYNTYAAGTLAPDSGEKRKFRLKDLLTPGFVMTLLAVVLYLVRFDAPPIVRDTLYMVGSMTTPLSMIILGSSLAMYPFRQSVTDPWSYVYCGAKLLVLPAVTFFLSRLLRVNVYFGDLAVLSNAMPAGSMVLMLALQMKRDSGFISRSIFVSTLLSALSLPVLAVLFLH
- a CDS encoding DUF362 domain-containing protein; the encoded protein is MDLFKNCVFSDFAAPTLPPTAYDFNLPRFHRIRQEFPDQRVADIDGAVDAEFQREAVRRKIKRDDSVALLVGSRGICSIDRVVRRTVYNIQKLGGRPFIVPAMGSHGNGEAQAQKEILEGYGVTEEAMGCPIRSSMETVLAGYTEAGLPAYADKNAAGADVIVPICRVKCHTDFHGPYESGICKMLAIGLGKHKGCSRIHQETIEDFPRVIPSIAQVMLDKLPVGFAIALIENAHEHLYQIRAVCAEEIMDEEPGLLQLSKSLMPRIQFRDADILIVNRIGKDITGAGMDPNITGRKTGIQFEDYTGPRFQRIIVNGLTEASHGNAIGLGLADFTTFSTLQQINFTMTYTNCTASGDPQCSRLPLVMKDEETALRAAIATCTGIDRRKVKVIRIPDTLHLTEIEVSSSLLAECGEMEGVTVLD
- the gcvPB gene encoding aminomethyl-transferring glycine dehydrogenase subunit GcvPB — encoded protein: MSDTKLRNFHEAQWDESLIFEQSVPGSRSLLVPDVSGQVKGVTGDVEKLLPENLKRKGKPALPELAQPQVLRHYLRLSQETIGQDINIDIGLGTCTMKYSPKINEQFVRSPKFTEMHPYQDDDTAQGVLKIIYDFEQIMKEISGLDSVSFQPGGGGQGIYSNAAVLKKYFEEKGEAEQRTQIITTILSHPLDSAAPATKGFEVISLFPNENGYPSLENLKAVVSEKTAGIFITNPEDTGVFNPIVREFVDVVHEAGGLAICDMADYNGLFGLVRAKELGADMCHFNLHKAFSSPHGCMGPGCGAQCVSEELEKYLPRPRVRFDGKRYYTDYDGPASVGKIRQFHGSLAAVMRSYAWVMSLGRDGLETVAETAILNNNYMMKRVLNEVKGISMSWAEEAPNRLEQVRYSFEKLLKDTGVGAEDVNRHLLDFGFQRFFASHHPLIVPEPYTPEPTESYSKADIDEYVSALKKISDEAYSTPEVVLNAPYNGPISKLENDHISDWRELAVTWRAYKKQNGLA
- the gcvPA gene encoding aminomethyl-transferring glycine dehydrogenase subunit GcvPA; protein product: MTQYPYIPNSNEAVRKEMLDFIGAKSVEEIYSFIPDEVRMKRPLDLPEAFTSEMDLKKHMDGILAKDSTCDENISFLGAGCYNHYVPAVCDEINGRSEFLTAYSGDTYADHGKLQTFFEFTSMMGELLDLDVVSFPTYDGGQAASTAIMMSRRINGRSTALVPAAMNPSLLSQLKCYCEGMNLVGVASCPNGQLDLEDLKGKLTDDVACVFIQNPAFLGFFEEQCEEIGKLCHSVGAEYIVYADPSSLGVVQPPADYGADISCGEIQPLGIHMSYGGGLGGYLATRQEEKYVMNYPHHLYNIFKNSKGQFGYSRALPERTSYYVREKAIEYLGTCVGLWAVTAATYLAVMGPDGMRELGENILYKSNYAQKKLSALPGVKLPYSASHSFMEFVLNFDAAGKTVAEINKALLAKGIFGGYDLSVQMPEQGQSMLVCVTEKTGLSDIDALVDALKNIL
- a CDS encoding TRAP transporter large permease, whose translation is MIFKAILVFALLFLFMMLGTPMAVALGASTVITLLATTSLGITTIATACFSGLDSFPLLAVPFFILAGNLMKFGGLSTKILEFADALVGHIKGSLGMVSVVASMFFAALSGSSPATVSAIGSLTIPTMEKEGYDRAYATAINAAAGTIGVIIPPSIPFVIYGVVANTSISDMFKAGILPGVLIGVALMIVNYIAVSKNGYGLKNHASKKFSLGKLWRTLKETWLALMVPIIILGGIYAGIFTPTESAVVGIVYTLIIGAFAYRELTLATIYDAIRESVLVNGQTMFLVGFSMGFARFLTMSQIPASIAAKITALDNRILVLLMINLFLLVVGCFIDNISSMLILTPIFLPVVQSYGMTPVQFGIVMTVNLCIGFITPPYGANLFIASAISDVPIMRIAKKIMPMIFAMLIVLLMLTFIPAISTFAI
- a CDS encoding TRAP transporter small permease — encoded protein: MKLFKILNNHLEEYLLVLLMIAEVIIVFAQVLTRFLFKSPLAWSEEIARYIFIWLVWIGAAYSTKENKNIKIDILSSKFTGTTKVLADIFTGVLFIALMLFMLYTSGKVTYTVYTSKSIATGSHMPMWIAWFSLPLSMLLMLFRFIQNSVRSFKQKDRTEGAA
- a CDS encoding amidohydrolase, with the translated sequence MPLPVAYVNGRIYTMEAEGDTCTAFVVQDGKFTYCGNDDEARKLAGEVVDLNGATVIPGMIDTHQHLFAYASSLTKLNLKPAKSMRQLKQMLQEYAKNIPAGEWILGVGFDNEKFEDSNAMPTRQDLDEVCADHPVILSRYCLHFFSVNSMGLEKGGVDKNYRPAVEGTVEFGPDGEPTGVMCDSAAADILAKIPNKLASFDAKKDAVEEACRQLNMHGLTGVHAIQGRHCDLMEYTDVYQSLKDEGRLSARVYLSYDELPNCCIRTGLGDDMLKFGFYKLYVDGNMGGRTAFMKEPYSDDPTTTGVANYTQQELTDRVRAGYERGMQVGAHVIGDRAAEMLTTAIETVYHENPRPDPRFRMIHMSILNPDIVERISKLPVIVDIQPMFISTNVKWADSRVGFGERGRYLFAWKKLLDAGIIMTAGSDNPCESYDPMESVYALVNRKNLDCYPEGGWHPDERIGVYDALSMYTRNAAYASFEEDSKGTIRAGKLADFVVLDADIFGIDTMKIKDIKVEKTYLGGNLVYSRS